A single window of Aspergillus oryzae RIB40 DNA, chromosome 8 DNA harbors:
- a CDS encoding uncharacterized protein (predicted protein), whose amino-acid sequence MASHTGIPPTESRLSTRISLRWLPEPASETTDTIVMSVKGWYVDLRVDKKSGDIDWAIAGQRVVDSSDPRRVQFTHEIDSHNSFDDVDCGTFTTLPNGDDLETGSMSRPDLPGAPVTEYEEVWRELSFREGPEGPGKGVSWVLESKHDLELGEGQEVEVSRTFLARIWGTYLVVCQRQVYVRLAGSKDAVVKTGKGVSARREEWDSTRWSAKYVLGLEGDSLPSAQDVEANEQLRTPGGTILVKGEPYTIRSYEEVV is encoded by the exons ATGGCATCCCACACTGGGATTCCACCCACCGAGAGCCGTCTCTCAACACGCATCTCCCTCCGATGGCTCCCGGAACCCGCTTCCGAGACGACTGACACCATCGTCATGTCCGTGAAGGGCTGGTATGTGGACCTTCGCGTAGATAAGAAATCCGGCGACATTGACTGGGCAATTGCCGGTCAGCGGGTTGTGGATAGTAGCGACCCTC GCCGCGTGCAGTTTACCCATGAGATTGACTCGCATAACTCttttgatgatgttgactgTGGTACCTTTACTACGTTGCCGAACGGTGATGATCTCGAGACTGGATCTATGTCTCGTCCGGATCTGCCTGGGGCTCCGGTGACGGAGTATGAGGAGGTATGGCGGGAGTTGAGCTTTAGGGAGGGTCCCGAGGGACCGGGGAAGGGTGTCTCATGGGTTTTGGAATCGAAGCATGATCTCGAACTTGGGGAAGGTCAGGAGGTGGAGGTTTCGAGGACATTTCTGGCGAGGATCTGGGGCACGTATCTGGTGGTGTGCCAGAGGCAGGTATATGTGCGCTTGGCGGGCTCTAAGGATGCAGTGGTTAAGACAGGGAAGGGCGTTAGTGCTAGGAGAGAAGAGTGGGATAGTACTAGGTGGTCGGCTAAATATGTTCTTGGTCTTGAGGGCGACAGTTTGCCCAGCGCCCAGGATGTCGAGGCCAATGAACAGCTGCGAACACCGGGAGGAACAATTTTAGTCAAAGGTGAGCCATATACAATTCGGTCATATGAAGAAGTTGTATAG